In one Sphingomonas sp. S1-29 genomic region, the following are encoded:
- a CDS encoding ABC transporter permease — MTGAGSTLNVKLLRDLWRLRGQAVAIALVIAAGVGTMVMAVGLIGSLEATRDAYYDRYRFANVFAPLVRGPETLMARVRLLPGVAAADSRISTRATLKVAQVVEPVTARVHSLPPARASALNRLVLRDGRLPDPRRSQEVVANEAFVQAAGLVLGDPIIAVLHGKQVELRLVGSVLSPEYVYALTPGQIFPDNRRSAILWLGREPLAATLDLNQAFNDVLVRLAPGEGVAEVERRLDLLLAPYGGSGAYSREQQVSDRFVASEIDQLTTMAALLPPIFLLVAAFLLNIVLARLVDTEREVIGLLKAFGFPVRAIMLHYVQLAILLSLGGLALGIGLGAWLGRGMAGIYQRFFTFPFLEFRIGPEAYLLAVAATLIPVMLGATTAVWRSARLSPADAMRPEAPPDYSSRLVSWLAGALGPDEPSRIVARGLLRRPLRSILTVLGLAAATMLYVATASPTASIGRMIDLGFGAADRSDLVVTFAEPRDSRALYELERIPGVLQVQPFRTVGARLRSGHHEVREALSGIEPAGDLSRVIDIEGQASAPPPAGALLEGRIARQLGVGVGDTIEAAVTEGERPALRLSVAAVLDSPFGSAASLDRAQLNRLMREGDTLSGAYLRIDTAALAGVYARLNASPMVAGVTTRSALLRTMTETVEQNFAIQTYFYVGLAMLVVVGVVYNSARISLSERARDLASLRVLGFRRREVAFILLGEQALLVMLALPLGIWAGIELWHYLIGEFSTELFTIPFFIDPRIPARGVLVVAAAATGTAFLIRYRVDRLDLIRALKTRE, encoded by the coding sequence GTGACCGGCGCTGGATCGACGCTGAACGTCAAGCTGCTGCGCGATCTTTGGCGGCTGCGCGGGCAGGCGGTGGCGATCGCGCTGGTGATCGCGGCGGGGGTCGGCACGATGGTGATGGCGGTCGGACTGATCGGCTCGCTCGAGGCGACGCGCGATGCCTATTATGATCGCTATCGTTTCGCCAATGTCTTCGCGCCGCTGGTGCGCGGGCCCGAAACGCTGATGGCCAGGGTTCGCCTGCTCCCCGGCGTCGCTGCCGCCGACAGCCGGATCAGTACCCGCGCGACGCTCAAGGTTGCGCAGGTGGTCGAACCGGTGACGGCGCGCGTGCATTCGCTGCCGCCAGCGCGCGCCTCGGCGCTCAATCGGCTGGTGCTGCGCGACGGGCGGTTGCCCGATCCGCGCCGATCGCAGGAGGTCGTCGCCAACGAAGCCTTCGTGCAGGCCGCGGGGCTGGTACTCGGCGACCCGATCATCGCGGTGCTCCACGGCAAGCAGGTCGAGCTCCGGCTGGTCGGTTCGGTGCTTTCGCCCGAATATGTCTATGCGTTGACCCCGGGCCAGATATTCCCTGACAATCGCCGCTCGGCGATCTTGTGGCTCGGGCGCGAGCCGCTCGCCGCCACGCTCGACCTCAATCAGGCCTTCAACGACGTCCTCGTTCGCCTCGCGCCGGGCGAGGGGGTGGCCGAGGTCGAGCGCCGGCTCGATCTGTTGCTCGCCCCTTATGGCGGCAGCGGCGCCTATTCGCGCGAGCAGCAGGTGTCCGACCGGTTCGTCGCCAGCGAGATCGACCAGCTGACGACGATGGCGGCCTTGCTGCCGCCTATCTTCCTGCTCGTCGCGGCCTTCCTCCTTAACATCGTGCTCGCGCGGCTGGTCGACACCGAACGCGAAGTGATCGGCCTGCTCAAGGCCTTCGGCTTCCCAGTACGCGCGATCATGCTGCATTATGTCCAGCTGGCGATCCTGTTGTCGCTTGGCGGGCTGGCGCTGGGGATCGGGCTGGGGGCATGGCTGGGGCGCGGGATGGCGGGGATCTACCAGCGCTTTTTCACCTTCCCGTTCCTCGAATTCCGCATCGGCCCCGAAGCCTATCTGCTGGCGGTCGCTGCGACGTTAATCCCGGTGATGCTGGGGGCGACGACCGCGGTGTGGCGCTCGGCGCGGCTCTCGCCCGCCGATGCGATGCGTCCCGAGGCACCGCCCGATTATTCGAGCCGCTTGGTGAGCTGGCTGGCCGGCGCGCTCGGCCCCGATGAGCCCAGCCGAATCGTCGCGCGCGGCCTGCTGCGCCGACCGCTGCGCTCGATACTCACCGTGCTGGGGCTGGCCGCAGCGACGATGCTCTATGTCGCCACTGCCAGCCCGACCGCCAGCATCGGGCGGATGATCGATCTGGGGTTCGGTGCTGCCGATCGCTCGGATCTGGTCGTCACCTTTGCCGAGCCGCGCGATTCGCGCGCGCTGTACGAGCTCGAGCGGATACCCGGCGTCCTCCAGGTGCAGCCGTTCCGCACCGTGGGCGCGCGGCTTCGCTCGGGGCACCATGAGGTGCGGGAGGCGCTGTCGGGGATCGAGCCTGCGGGCGACCTGTCGCGGGTGATCGATATCGAGGGGCAGGCCTCGGCGCCGCCGCCCGCCGGCGCGCTGCTCGAGGGGCGGATCGCGCGCCAGCTGGGGGTCGGGGTGGGCGACACGATCGAGGCCGCGGTGACCGAGGGTGAGCGTCCCGCGCTGCGGCTGTCGGTCGCCGCGGTGCTCGACAGCCCGTTCGGCAGCGCCGCCAGCCTCGATCGCGCGCAGCTCAACCGGCTGATGCGCGAAGGCGACACGCTGTCGGGGGCGTATCTCAGGATCGATACCGCGGCGCTGGCGGGGGTCTATGCGCGCCTCAATGCCAGTCCGATGGTCGCCGGGGTCACTACCCGTAGCGCCTTGCTGCGCACGATGACCGAAACGGTCGAGCAGAATTTTGCGATCCAGACCTATTTCTATGTTGGGCTGGCGATGCTGGTGGTGGTCGGGGTGGTCTATAACAGCGCGCGGATCAGCCTGTCCGAACGCGCGCGCGATCTCGCGTCGCTGCGCGTGCTCGGCTTCCGCCGGCGCGAGGTCGCGTTCATCCTGCTGGGCGAACAGGCGCTGCTGGTGATGCTCGCGCTGCCGCTAGGTATTTGGGCCGGGATCGAGCTCTGGCACTATCTGATCGGCGAATTCAGTACCGAGCTGTTCACCATCCCCTTCTTCATCGATCCGCGCATTCCCGCGCGCGGCGTGCTGGTGGTCGCCGCAGCGGCGACGGGCACCGCGTTCCTCATCCGCTACCGCGTCGATCGGCTCGACCTGATCCGCGCGCTCAAGACCAGGGAATGA